GCGCAACGCATACGTTCGATGCACGCGCACTCGGTGCATCCGCACTGCAGGACGCGATCCGCGCGGCCACGGGCGGGCTCGGCGTCGATGCGAGTTTCGAAGCGGCCGGGCTGCAGACAACGTTCGAATCGGCGATGCACGCGCTGCGCAAGGGTGGACGCATCGTGATGGTCGGCCTGATGCCGCATGCGGGCTTCGACGCGTTCCGCGCGGTCAACGACGAGCTGACCTTCACGGCGAGCGTCGGCTACCGGCATGCGTACGAAGACCTGCTGCGCATCGTCGCGTCGGGTGCGCTCGACCTCACGTCGATCGTCACGCGCACCGTGTCGCTCGAAGACGCCGTCGCCGACGGCTTCGACGCGCTGCTCGCCGACCGCGCGCAGATCAAGATCCTCGTTTCACCCGCGCAACGGCCTCCCCGTCGCGCGCACACCATCGGGAGCATCGAGCATGAGTCGTCAGTGGGCGTTTGAGGGCCAGTCCGTCGTCGTGACGGGCGGCACGTCGGGTATCGGTGCGCGCACGGCGATGCGGTTCGCGCAGGCCGGCGCGTCGGTCGTCGCGCTCGGGCTCGACGCGGCCGGCCCGCACGCACCCGTGCATGCGGGCATCCGCTGCGTGGAACTCGACGTGACCGACAGCGACGCGCTGACGCGCACGATCGCGGCGCTGCCGCGGCTCGACGTGCTCGTCAACGGCGTCGGCATCAGCCGGCACGCGGACGAATACCGGATGGACCAGTTCGAGCTCGTGCTGAACGTGAACCTGACGTCGGTGATGCGGGCCTCCGACGCCGCACGGCCGGCACTGTCGGCGCACGGCGGCAGCATCGTCAATGTCGCGTCGATGTACACGTACTTCGGCAGCAAGGACCGCCCCGCGTACAGCGCGAGCAAGGGTGGCATTGCGCAGCTCACGCGCTCGCTCGCGCAGGCGTGGGCCGATCGCGGCATCCGTGTGAACGCGGTCGCGCCCGGCTGGATCGACACGCCGCTCAGCAGCGGCCTGAAGGCCGACATGCAGGCATCGCGACGCATTCTCGAACGCACGCCGCTCGGGCGCTGGGGCACGGCCGACGAAGTCGCGGACGTGATCCTGTTCCTGTGCTCACCCGGCGCATCGTTCGTGACCGGCGCGGTCGTGCCGGTCGATGGCGGGTATTCGACGGTCTAGCCCGCAGCTGAACGGGCATCGGCAGACACGCGATTTCTGCCGATGCCCGTCACATACCGATTTCCTTCGGTTACCCCTGAACCGGGATTCTTCCGGTTCGGCTTTGTTCATATCAATCAGTAGTCCAATCAAAAATATCCGATCCGATCGGAAACATGTGAGGAGCACATTGGAGATGACGAAAAAGACCCTTCTGGCGCTCGCGGCATGCGCCATTCCCGCCGCATCGTTCGCGCAGAGCAGCGTGACGATGTTCGGGCTGATGGATGCCGGTATCAGCTATGTCAGCAATCAGGGCGGCCACGGTGCCGCGAAGTTCGACGACAACATCTTCTTCCCGAACCTGCTCGGTTTCGAAGGCAAGGAGGATCTCGGCGCGGGCACGCGCGCGATCTTCCGGCTCGTCAACCAGTATTCGCTCGGCAACGGCTCGATCATCGGCGGCGGGCTGTTTGCGCGCCAGGCCTATGTCGGCGTGGAAAACGACCGCTACGGCAAGCTGACGCTCGGCAACCAGTACGAGCTCATGGTCGATTCGCTGGCCGCGAGCGGCAACGAGATCGCGCAGGATCTCGTCGGCCTGTACGGCTTTCGCAACGGCCCGTTCGACAAGCTCGCGTTGCCGAACAATCCGACCGGCGCATTCGACTGGGATCGCGTCGCGGGCAGCAATCGCGTCGCGAATTCGGTCAAGTACACGAGCCCGTCGCTGTCGGGCCTGACCTTCGGTGCGTTGTACGGTTTCGGAAACTTCGCGGGGTCGGTCGGCGCGAACAACACGGTCAGCGTCGGCGCGAGCTACGACAACGGTCCGTTCGGCGCGGGCGCGGCCTATACGAACCAGAAGTACGGCGCGACGGACGGGCTGCCGCCTACCAGCGTACGCAACTGGGGCGCGGGCGTGCACTACACGCTCGGCACGGTCACGGGGAAAGCGCTCTTCACGACGGTGCGCAACGCGCAGAACGGCGCGGGCGCGTGGTCGGCGGAAGCCGGCGCCGCGTGGCGACCGTCACCGGCGTGGGTGATCGGCGCGAGCTACACGTACATGAAGGGCAACGACACACTCGACAACGCGCACGCGCACCAGTTCCTGGCCGCCGTCCAGTACTGGCTGTCGAAACGCACGATGGTGTATGTGGCCGGCGTGCATCAGCGCGCGAGCCACGGCAGCAACGCGCAGATCAATGGCGTGATGGATGCGAACGGTGCGTCGAGCGGCGCGCTGCAGTCGATCGCGCGGGTCGGGTTCAGCACGCGGTTCTGAAGGAAGAGGGAGCGGCTCCCCATGGTTCCGGTCGAGCGTGCATCGACCGGAACCATCGGCTCAAAACTTGTGCCGTATGCCGATCGACGCGGAAATCTGCTGCCGCGAACTCGATGGCGAGTTGTAATAGATCTGCGCGTACTGCGCGTCCCCTGCGGCCTTCTGGAAGATGCCGACCAGAAAGAGATCGGTGCGCTTCGACAGGAACCAGTCGATGCCGGCATCCACCTGGTGCCATTTCGGTGACTTGCCGGTCGGTTGATAGCGACCGGTCGTGTAGATGTAGCCCATACCGATCAGGACGGTCGGCGACAGGAAATCGGTCACCGTCAATTCGTAGTTGGTGAGCCTGAGCCGCGACTGGTCGACGTAGTCGAACAGCACGTGGGTGAGCATCAGCGAGACCTTTGCGGGGCCGAGCGCATAGGATCCGCCGATACCGGCCATCTGCTGCTTGTCGACGCCCGCGCCCGTCGCACTCGTCGCGAACGGCGACGTGAATCCGTAGTCGCCCGACACGGCCCCTGACGGGTTCGCCGCATCGTTCGGCCGGTTGACCGCGTGATAGGCGATGCCGGCACTCAACGGCCCGTTCGCATAGGTCAATCCGGCATTGAAGTCACGGTTGACGGAAAAGCCGCCCGCCATGTTCGACAGCGCATACGCCGACAGCAACCGGAAACCCGCCACCTCGGGGCTCTTGTACTGGACCGTATTGTTCACGCGGAACGTCGGGAAAATGTTGTCGCTGTCGCCGATCGGCGGCCCGTAGGTCGCAAACTGCACGGCCGCCTCGTATGGCGCGAGCGTCTGCGCCATGGTATCGATCTGGCGGCCGAACGTGAGCTGGCCGAGCCGTTCGTTGGCGAGGCCCACGAACGCTTGCCGCCCGAAGAGACGCCCTCCCTGGCCCAGCGTGCCTGTCGACAGGTTGAAGCCGTTTTCCAGCGTGAAGATCGCGCGGTTGCCACCGCCCAGATCCTCCTTGCCGGTGATCCCCCATCGCGGCGCCTGCTGGACCCCGCTCGCCAGTTGCCACTGCCGATGCCCGCCAGCATTGCTGGTGACCATGACGCCCTCCGACAGCAATCCGTACATCGTCACGCTGCTTTGAGCATGCCCCGCTCCAGCCAGCACCAGAAACAGGCAAGGCCATGCCAGACGCTTTTTCATTCGATTCCCCGAGCAAGAAGGTTGACGCCGCATTTCGTTAGGATTCCGTCGAAACCATATAATTTATAAATTTATGTGTCTATATAAAATATGGAATTCTTGCAAAACCTGCGGTTTTCCCTATAAATTGGGCGCCTGCATATACTTTTGGGACGAATCCGGTCGCAGCGGGCGACGGTTCAGGAACGGGACATGGTGCAAAGAGCGCAAACACCGCAACGCGCGGGGGCCGATACGCCGAAAGCCACACTTTCGGAGCAGGCCTACGAATACCTGCAGAACGACCTGCTATCCGGTGCCTTTCCGCCGGGAGAAAAGCTCAAGCCGCAGACGCTTCAGGAACGCTATGGCGTCGGCATCAGCCCCATTCGCGAAGCGCTGATGCTGCTCAGTTGCGACGGGCTCGTGACGAACGAGGGCCAGCGCGGCTTCAGGGTTGCCGAAGCGTCACGGGACGATCTGCTCGACATCCTCGAGGCGCGCAAGAAAATCGAAGGCGAACTGCTTGTCGACGCGATCAAGCATGGCGACGAGGAATGGGGTGCGCAGATCACCGCAGCCTTCTACAAGCTGGTCCATACGCCGCTACCCGCCCCCGACGACATCCAGGCGGCAAATCGCTGGGAACTCGCCCATCGACGCTTCCACGCATCCCTGATCAGCGCCGCCCGCTCAGCGTGGCTACGTCGCATCGACGAACAACTCGTGCGGCATTCCGAGCGCTACCGCCGCATGCGCTTCACCGCACCGCTTCCAAAGGAAGCGCTCGCTCGCGACATCGTCAGGGAACACCAGGAGTTGATGGAAGCCGTACTGGATCGCGACGCACCGCGCGCGCGCAAGCTGCTGCTCGCGCACATCGACGAAACCGCACAGGTTGTCGCGCAACTGCTGCCCTGATCCGGCGTAGCGCGATCGCGACGAGCGCTCGCCTCGAGCGCCTGTCAGGCTGCCGAGTGGGGCGTCGGGTCGAGCTTGCGGCCCGGCACACCGGGAAACGGCAGGATCGTGGCAAGCACGGCCGCTGCCGCGATGCTGCCGGCCATGAAGAACAGCGCATTGGAGAAGTCGGGCGAGTGCCCACGAATCCAGCCGATCGCATAAGGCCCGATGAAGCCCGACAGGCCGCTGATGGTGTTGACCAGCGCCAGCCCGCCGGCTGCGGCCCGACCGGTCAGGAACGACGACGGGATCGACCAGAAGACGCTTAGCGAAGCGCCGATTCCGACCATCGCAACGCAGACGAATGCCAGTTCCAGTGCAGCCGAGTGAACGAGTGCGCTTGCCAGCAAGCCGAGGCTGCCGACCGCCAGCGGAATCGCCAGATGCCAGCGGCGCTCACGAGTCCTGTCCGAATGCCGGCCATTGAGCACCATCGCAATCGCGCCGAGCAGGAACGGCAACGCGCTCAGCATGCCAACCTGGATCGTCGACATCGCCGCCATCTGCTTGACGATCTGGGGCAACCACAGCGTGATGCCGAAGAAGCCCGTTCCGACCAGCAGATAAAGCATCCCCAGCAGCCAGACGATCGGTTCCCGCATCGCCACGCCCAGCTTCTCGGTTCCCAGCGATGCCGCGGCTTCACGATCGCGCTGCATCGTGTCGACGAGCCATTCGCGCTCCGGCGCCGACAGCCACTTGGCATGCTCCGGTTCGTCCGACAGGAAAAAGTACGCGAACACGCCGAGCGCGACAGCCGGCACCGCCTCGAGGATGAAGATCCATTGCCACCCGGCCAGGCCGGCGACGTCCCCCATCGACAGAATCGCCGCCGATAGCGGCGCGCCGACCACGACAGCGATCATGTTGGCCGACATCACCTGCCCGATCGCGCGGGCCCGCTGCTCCGCCGGAAACCAGCGGGTCAGGTAATAGAGCACGCCCGGCAGGAAGCCTGCCTCCGCCACGCCGAGCAGGAAGCGGATCGCCACGAAGCTCGTCGCGTTGAAGACGAACGCCTGCAATGCGGAAACGATGCCCCAGGTCACGATGATGCGTGCCAGCCACAGGCGGGCGCCGAAGCGCTGCAGCGCCAGATTGCTCGGAATCTCGAACAGGATGTAGCCGATGAAGAAGATGCCCGCGCCAAAGCCGTAGAGCTCAGGCGTGAAATGAAACGTCTTCGTCATGTCGAGCGCCGCGAAGCTCACGTTGACCCGATCGAGGAAATTCACGAGCCACAGCACGAACAGCAACGGCACGATCTTGAGTGTCACCTTGCGCATGGTGCCTACGGCAACCGCCTGAACCATCGTCGTCTCCTGACTTGTTTGTCATCCCCGCGAATCGCCTGCCCGCGAAGACGGATGCGCTGCTGCCGCGTTGCGCGACGGCGGTCATCCGATGTGGCGCATTGTTGGTCGGTCAATAACCACCGTCAACATAAATTTTGTTCTTTTTATAAATTTCAGGCTGCTCTATGATGTCCGGCATGCTAACCAACCGGTGCGCGGCGGCCCGCCGTCGCCGGCACGATAACCATGAGGAGACCCATTGATCCCGTCGCCTTTTCAACTGGATGCGCAGATGCCGCTGCCGACGGCCGAAGCGGAAAACTATGCCCGCACCGCACTGTCCTGGGCGCAGGACGTCCCCGCCGGCATCGCTTGCGAGCGGAATGTCAGCTACGGACCGAGCCGCCTCCACCGCTACGACGTTTTCCACGCGAGTCACGCCGACAAACCGCCGGTCGTCATCTTCTGGCACGGCGGCGGCTGGACGAACGGCTACAAGGAGTGGGGGCACTTCATGGCGGAGCATGTCGTCCGCCTCGGTGCAACGCTCGTCCTGCCCGACTACCGCCTCGCGCCCGAAAGCCGGATGCCCGCCGCGTTCGACGACTGCGCACTGCTCCTGCGCGCGCTGGCTGCATCGCCGGGCTTCGCGGGCGACCTGCAGCAGGTCTACGTCGCGGGGCATTCGGCCGGCGGTCATCTGGCCGCATTGACGGCGTTGCGCCTGGGCGGGCGCAACGACGCGATCAATGGCGGCGTGACGATACGAGGATGCGCACCGATCAGCGGAATCATGGATCTGGCACATCCGTCCCCGCCGGCAGGCAGCCTGGAAGCACGGGTGTACGACATGGTGCTCGGCGATGCGGACGACGATGGCCTCTTCAGTCCCGTCTGCTGGACCGCCGGTAATACGGTGCCGTTCGCACTGAGCTACGGGGAGCACGATTCGGAACGCGTGATCCGGTCGAATCGGCGGCTGGCGAGCCTGCTGGCCTGCCAGTCGGCCCCGGTCGTGTGTCGCGAAGCACGCGACTTGAACCACTTTGAAACACATCTCGCGCTGCGAGATCCGGATTGCGACTGGTACGCGATGCTCGACGGCCTGATGCGGGGGAACGTGCAATGAAGGAAGTCATCGATACCGGCCTGCCATCGCTCGGCCAGCCGTTCTCATGGGCGGTACGCGCGGGCAATCTGGTGTTCACTGCGCATGGCCCGGTCCGGTCCGACGGCAGCGTCGACACGGGACCGATCGAGGATCAGGCACGACTGACCTTTTCCAATCTGGCGCAAACGATGGCCGCCGCTGGCGGCTCGCTCGACGACGTCACACAGGTGCAGATCCAGATGACCGATGTCGACAGCATGCCGATCATCGACAACGTCTACCGGGAATATTTCCGCGCCCCCTATCCCAACCGATCGAGCGTGGTCGTCAAGGCGCTCGTCGTGCCGGGCATGGGCATCGAGATCGTGGTCAATGCCGTGCTGCCGGGTTGACGCGATCCGGGCACGATGTGCGCGTCGTCACCGTATGAAGCGGCCGATCGTACGAATCGGTTCGCCACGCGATTCCGGCCCACGGTCAATCCAGTCGGCGATCCCGTAGCTGGCGCTGCAACCGGATCGCCCGACGACCCGGGCGCAGCGCCAGCAAGTCACGCATCCTGCCGGTGCGCAGACGACTAACCCAACGATTCCGCCCCACTCCCATCCTGCATCCCCGCATCCCGACACTGCGACGGCGTGACCCCGAAGCGCCGGCGAAACAGGCGCGCAAAATACGCCGGATCGGAAAACCCAGACTGCAACGCGAGGCGCGTAATGCTCGCCCCGTCGGCGCCGGTCTGCGACAGCACTTCGTGGCACTTCTCGAGCCGCAGGCGCTGGATCATCGCCTGCGGCCGCTCGCCGATCGATTCGAACGCCTGGTAGAGCGTGCGGCGGC
This window of the Burkholderia lata genome carries:
- a CDS encoding RidA family protein, yielding MKEVIDTGLPSLGQPFSWAVRAGNLVFTAHGPVRSDGSVDTGPIEDQARLTFSNLAQTMAAAGGSLDDVTQVQIQMTDVDSMPIIDNVYREYFRAPYPNRSSVVVKALVVPGMGIEIVVNAVLPG
- a CDS encoding SDR family NAD(P)-dependent oxidoreductase, encoding MSRQWAFEGQSVVVTGGTSGIGARTAMRFAQAGASVVALGLDAAGPHAPVHAGIRCVELDVTDSDALTRTIAALPRLDVLVNGVGISRHADEYRMDQFELVLNVNLTSVMRASDAARPALSAHGGSIVNVASMYTYFGSKDRPAYSASKGGIAQLTRSLAQAWADRGIRVNAVAPGWIDTPLSSGLKADMQASRRILERTPLGRWGTADEVADVILFLCSPGASFVTGAVVPVDGGYSTV
- a CDS encoding GntR family transcriptional regulator: MGRIRSQRATVQERDMVQRAQTPQRAGADTPKATLSEQAYEYLQNDLLSGAFPPGEKLKPQTLQERYGVGISPIREALMLLSCDGLVTNEGQRGFRVAEASRDDLLDILEARKKIEGELLVDAIKHGDEEWGAQITAAFYKLVHTPLPAPDDIQAANRWELAHRRFHASLISAARSAWLRRIDEQLVRHSERYRRMRFTAPLPKEALARDIVREHQELMEAVLDRDAPRARKLLLAHIDETAQVVAQLLP
- a CDS encoding MFS transporter; the encoded protein is MVQAVAVGTMRKVTLKIVPLLFVLWLVNFLDRVNVSFAALDMTKTFHFTPELYGFGAGIFFIGYILFEIPSNLALQRFGARLWLARIIVTWGIVSALQAFVFNATSFVAIRFLLGVAEAGFLPGVLYYLTRWFPAEQRARAIGQVMSANMIAVVVGAPLSAAILSMGDVAGLAGWQWIFILEAVPAVALGVFAYFFLSDEPEHAKWLSAPEREWLVDTMQRDREAAASLGTEKLGVAMREPIVWLLGMLYLLVGTGFFGITLWLPQIVKQMAAMSTIQVGMLSALPFLLGAIAMVLNGRHSDRTRERRWHLAIPLAVGSLGLLASALVHSAALELAFVCVAMVGIGASLSVFWSIPSSFLTGRAAAGGLALVNTISGLSGFIGPYAIGWIRGHSPDFSNALFFMAGSIAAAAVLATILPFPGVPGRKLDPTPHSAA
- a CDS encoding porin; amino-acid sequence: MTKKTLLALAACAIPAASFAQSSVTMFGLMDAGISYVSNQGGHGAAKFDDNIFFPNLLGFEGKEDLGAGTRAIFRLVNQYSLGNGSIIGGGLFARQAYVGVENDRYGKLTLGNQYELMVDSLAASGNEIAQDLVGLYGFRNGPFDKLALPNNPTGAFDWDRVAGSNRVANSVKYTSPSLSGLTFGALYGFGNFAGSVGANNTVSVGASYDNGPFGAGAAYTNQKYGATDGLPPTSVRNWGAGVHYTLGTVTGKALFTTVRNAQNGAGAWSAEAGAAWRPSPAWVIGASYTYMKGNDTLDNAHAHQFLAAVQYWLSKRTMVYVAGVHQRASHGSNAQINGVMDANGASSGALQSIARVGFSTRF
- a CDS encoding porin, which codes for MKKRLAWPCLFLVLAGAGHAQSSVTMYGLLSEGVMVTSNAGGHRQWQLASGVQQAPRWGITGKEDLGGGNRAIFTLENGFNLSTGTLGQGGRLFGRQAFVGLANERLGQLTFGRQIDTMAQTLAPYEAAVQFATYGPPIGDSDNIFPTFRVNNTVQYKSPEVAGFRLLSAYALSNMAGGFSVNRDFNAGLTYANGPLSAGIAYHAVNRPNDAANPSGAVSGDYGFTSPFATSATGAGVDKQQMAGIGGSYALGPAKVSLMLTHVLFDYVDQSRLRLTNYELTVTDFLSPTVLIGMGYIYTTGRYQPTGKSPKWHQVDAGIDWFLSKRTDLFLVGIFQKAAGDAQYAQIYYNSPSSSRQQISASIGIRHKF
- a CDS encoding alpha/beta hydrolase yields the protein MPLPTAEAENYARTALSWAQDVPAGIACERNVSYGPSRLHRYDVFHASHADKPPVVIFWHGGGWTNGYKEWGHFMAEHVVRLGATLVLPDYRLAPESRMPAAFDDCALLLRALAASPGFAGDLQQVYVAGHSAGGHLAALTALRLGGRNDAINGGVTIRGCAPISGIMDLAHPSPPAGSLEARVYDMVLGDADDDGLFSPVCWTAGNTVPFALSYGEHDSERVIRSNRRLASLLACQSAPVVCREARDLNHFETHLALRDPDCDWYAMLDGLMRGNVQ